One Kitasatospora sp. NBC_01266 genomic window carries:
- a CDS encoding glycine-rich domain-containing protein codes for MSATLPDTPEPGPVSDRRIRRIDGMDLLTAGEFQRVADTVIGSNPGMEPELSRRIVAEALAYLTTYARNVNAQIAPSPVVDEGWHALVLHTELYASLCEGLGGGFIHHYPQRTEEEGYAAGTVDRTVAMMAAEGFTADLSLWRGPDNGGVQVTANVWHSPGPNCGPIIVNPPGVPKPGKVTIPG; via the coding sequence ATGAGCGCCACGCTCCCTGACACGCCCGAACCGGGCCCGGTGTCGGACCGCCGGATCCGCCGCATCGACGGCATGGACCTGCTGACCGCTGGAGAGTTTCAGCGCGTCGCGGACACTGTGATCGGCAGCAACCCCGGGATGGAGCCGGAGTTGTCGCGCCGCATCGTGGCCGAAGCCCTGGCCTACCTGACCACCTACGCGCGGAACGTCAACGCGCAGATCGCCCCGTCACCGGTCGTGGACGAGGGTTGGCACGCGCTTGTCCTCCACACGGAGCTGTACGCCTCGCTCTGTGAGGGGCTGGGGGGTGGGTTCATCCACCACTACCCGCAGCGCACCGAGGAGGAGGGTTACGCGGCAGGCACCGTGGATCGCACTGTCGCCATGATGGCTGCGGAAGGCTTCACGGCCGATCTGTCCCTGTGGCGGGGGCCGGATAACGGCGGAGTGCAGGTGACTGCCAACGTCTGGCACTCGCCCGGACCGAACTGCGGACCGATCATCGTGAACCCGCCCGGTGTGCCGAAGCCGGGGAAGGTGACGATCCCAGGCTAA
- a CDS encoding ATP-binding protein, protein MKIAFVGKGGSGKTTLSALFIRHLAAAGRPVIAVDADINQHLGPALGLTDDQAAQLPSLGAHLPEIKEYLRGSNPRIVSAAEMIKTTPPGRGSRLLRIVEENPVYAACARPVALDEGSVRLLATGAFTEEDLGVACYHSKVGAVELLLNHLVDGPDEYVVTDMTAGSDSFASGLFTRFDLTFLVAEPTRKGISVYRQYKEYARDFGVALRVVGNKVQGADDLAYLQREVGDDLLAVVGHSEWVRSLERGTAPALDSLEPANRAVLQVLREELDAAFPRRDPQRYTAQAVDFHLRNAESWGNAKAGVDLATQVDPSFVLDQAALDRAMTEQAVAGRTDGTRAVLDPAEASIDPAGAHV, encoded by the coding sequence ATGAAGATCGCCTTCGTCGGCAAGGGCGGCAGCGGCAAGACCACGCTGTCGGCACTGTTCATCCGCCATCTGGCCGCCGCAGGGCGACCGGTGATCGCGGTGGACGCCGACATCAACCAGCATCTGGGCCCGGCACTCGGCCTGACAGATGATCAGGCTGCTCAACTCCCCTCACTCGGGGCCCACCTGCCCGAGATCAAGGAGTACCTTCGGGGCAGCAATCCGCGCATCGTGTCCGCCGCGGAGATGATCAAGACCACTCCGCCAGGCCGCGGCTCGCGCCTGCTGCGCATCGTCGAGGAGAATCCCGTGTACGCCGCCTGCGCCCGCCCGGTGGCGCTGGACGAGGGCTCGGTCCGCCTGCTGGCCACTGGCGCCTTCACCGAGGAGGACCTCGGCGTGGCCTGCTATCACTCCAAGGTCGGCGCAGTGGAGTTGCTGCTCAACCACCTGGTCGACGGCCCGGACGAGTACGTGGTCACGGACATGACCGCGGGCTCCGACTCCTTCGCCTCAGGTCTCTTCACCCGCTTCGACCTCACTTTCCTGGTGGCCGAACCCACCCGCAAGGGCATCTCGGTCTACCGCCAGTACAAGGAGTACGCCCGGGACTTCGGTGTCGCCCTGCGGGTGGTCGGCAACAAGGTCCAGGGGGCGGACGATCTCGCGTACCTGCAACGGGAGGTGGGCGACGATCTGCTGGCTGTCGTCGGCCATTCCGAGTGGGTCCGCAGTCTCGAGCGGGGCACCGCGCCGGCGCTCGACTCGCTGGAGCCGGCAAATCGCGCTGTTCTGCAGGTCCTGCGCGAGGAGTTGGACGCCGCCTTCCCCCGCCGAGACCCCCAGCGGTACACCGCGCAAGCAGTGGACTTCCACCTGCGCAACGCCGAGAGCTGGGGCAATGCCAAGGCAGGCGTCGACCTCGCCACCCAGGTCGACCCATCCTTCGTACTCGATCAGGCCGCACTCGACCGGGCCATGACGGAGCAGGCGGTGGCGGGGCGGACCGACGGCACCCGGGCAGTGCTCGACCCGGCCGAAGCCAGTATCGACCCGGCCGGCGCTCACGTCTGA
- a CDS encoding ATPase, T2SS/T4P/T4SS family, with protein sequence MAALRAARPPLGGDDLLDTVSTLRAELVGAGPLEALLSAPDVTDVLVNAPDEVWVDRGSGLCREPTVRFPDAQAVRHLAHRLATAAGRRLDDARPWVDARLPDGTRLHAVLPPIAADCTHISLRISRQKPFEIAELEAAGALAPTAAELLGAIVRARLSLLISGGTGTGKTTLPMCHH encoded by the coding sequence GTGGCGGCCCTGCGTGCCGCGCGGCCCCCGCTGGGCGGTGACGACCTGCTGGACACCGTCAGTACCCTGCGGGCCGAACTCGTCGGCGCCGGACCCCTGGAGGCTCTGCTCAGCGCGCCTGACGTGACCGACGTACTGGTCAACGCCCCGGACGAGGTCTGGGTCGACCGGGGCAGCGGGCTGTGCCGTGAGCCGACGGTCCGGTTCCCGGATGCGCAGGCGGTGCGCCACCTCGCTCACCGCTTGGCGACCGCAGCCGGGCGCCGGCTCGACGACGCGCGGCCGTGGGTTGACGCCCGGCTCCCGGACGGCACCCGGCTGCACGCGGTGCTCCCGCCGATCGCTGCCGACTGCACACACATCTCGCTCCGGATCAGCCGTCAGAAACCTTTCGAGATCGCCGAACTGGAGGCAGCCGGGGCTCTGGCGCCGACCGCTGCCGAACTGCTCGGCGCCATCGTGCGGGCCCGACTCTCGCTGTTGATCAGTGGCGGCACCGGCACCGGCAAGACGACCCTCCCTATGTGCCACCACTAG
- a CDS encoding oxidoreductase, which translates to MSTGTDPLAPLAALAGVPESVAEVRKVVDRLYGHRVMRRRAAEVTSESALRGARASAALAGADWPLEEVRRRSDFSAGADERIVGGALRISAEAGQLLSVWRTSPLQVLARLHLLAAGDASPAAGRPRREGEPVEELFPLELAPVDGVAAPIDPLAPASPPAGGVVGSQVAAVLPPAPSAAEVAARLDQLAQLLATRTSGAQGGAPALVTAAVVHGELLALRPFESHNGLVARAAQRIVLIAEGLDPKAICPAEVGLVELGTAAYRAALAAYLTGTPEGLARWIAHCGLALRLGVRESTAVCEAMQRGMA; encoded by the coding sequence GTGAGCACTGGAACTGATCCGCTTGCCCCGCTGGCCGCGCTTGCCGGGGTGCCCGAGTCCGTCGCCGAGGTCCGTAAGGTCGTTGACCGGCTCTACGGCCACCGCGTCATGCGGCGCCGTGCGGCCGAGGTCACCTCGGAGTCCGCGCTGCGCGGGGCCAGGGCGTCGGCCGCGCTGGCCGGTGCCGACTGGCCGCTGGAGGAGGTGCGCCGACGCAGCGACTTCAGCGCCGGCGCCGACGAGCGCATCGTCGGCGGCGCGCTGCGGATCTCGGCGGAAGCGGGCCAGTTGCTGAGTGTGTGGCGGACCTCTCCGCTGCAGGTGCTGGCGCGGCTGCATCTACTGGCCGCCGGTGACGCGAGCCCTGCGGCCGGTAGGCCGCGGCGGGAGGGTGAACCCGTCGAGGAGCTCTTCCCGCTGGAGCTGGCGCCGGTGGACGGTGTGGCTGCACCCATCGACCCGCTGGCACCCGCCTCGCCACCGGCCGGGGGAGTGGTCGGTAGCCAGGTGGCCGCTGTGTTGCCTCCGGCTCCGTCCGCCGCCGAGGTGGCCGCCCGCCTGGACCAGCTCGCGCAGTTGCTGGCGACCCGGACGTCGGGTGCCCAGGGCGGCGCGCCCGCGCTGGTGACCGCTGCGGTGGTGCACGGCGAGCTCCTGGCGTTGCGACCGTTCGAGAGTCACAACGGCCTGGTGGCCAGGGCCGCGCAGCGCATCGTGTTGATTGCCGAGGGCCTTGACCCGAAGGCGATCTGCCCGGCGGAGGTGGGTCTGGTCGAACTCGGTACCGCGGCCTACCGTGCGGCGCTGGCGGCTTACCTCACCGGCACGCCCGAGGGTCTGGCGCGCTGGATCGCGCATTGCGGGCTGGCACTGCGACTCGGCGTCCGGGAGAGCACGGCGGTGTGTGAGGCGATGCAGCGAGGGATGGCCTGA
- the ssd gene encoding septum site-determining protein Ssd, whose amino-acid sequence MPTPTIDQYRPMPDDSGCAGPLILTEDQGLAEHLVKLCAAAGAEPRLLAGAPPRRLWETAPIVLVGDDQYERCAELVRRPGVLLLGLDLDDCEVWVRGVQLGAEQVLFLPEAQAWLLDRIADAVEGVGNPALTVAVLGGRGGAGASTLACALAVTAARTGHHTMLIDGDPLGGGLDVLLGGEGVDGLRWPDLAGARGRISSTELVQALPRLHRVSALSWDRGDTLVIPPIAMRSVLAAARRRGGLVVLDLPRQLDLAAAQALEQADTGLLVVPAELRALAAAGRVAAVAGMRLADLRAVIRLPGPVGLRGAEIARGLGLPLAGEIAHEVGLTLDAERGKPPGLRGGGPLARFCAAYLDEVMPSTEGEPSS is encoded by the coding sequence ATGCCCACACCCACCATCGACCAGTACCGGCCGATGCCCGACGATTCCGGCTGCGCCGGGCCGTTGATCCTCACCGAGGACCAGGGACTGGCCGAGCACCTGGTCAAGCTCTGCGCGGCGGCCGGTGCGGAGCCCCGGCTGCTGGCCGGCGCCCCGCCCCGCCGGCTCTGGGAGACCGCCCCGATCGTCCTGGTCGGTGATGACCAGTACGAGCGCTGCGCGGAACTGGTCCGAAGGCCGGGGGTGCTGCTGCTCGGCCTCGACCTGGATGACTGCGAGGTGTGGGTCCGCGGCGTCCAACTCGGAGCTGAACAGGTGCTGTTCCTGCCCGAGGCGCAGGCCTGGCTGCTGGACCGGATCGCGGATGCGGTGGAGGGTGTCGGCAACCCGGCGCTGACTGTCGCGGTGCTCGGCGGTCGCGGCGGCGCAGGGGCCTCCACGCTCGCCTGCGCGCTCGCGGTCACCGCGGCCAGGACCGGCCACCACACCATGCTGATCGACGGCGATCCACTGGGCGGCGGCCTGGATGTCCTGCTCGGTGGCGAAGGCGTCGACGGGCTGCGCTGGCCCGATCTGGCGGGTGCCCGTGGCCGGATCAGCAGCACCGAACTGGTCCAGGCGCTACCCAGGTTGCACCGGGTCAGCGCGCTCTCCTGGGACCGGGGCGACACGCTGGTGATCCCACCGATCGCGATGCGCAGTGTGCTTGCGGCAGCCCGGCGTCGCGGTGGGCTGGTCGTCCTCGATCTGCCGCGACAGCTGGATCTGGCGGCTGCCCAGGCCTTGGAACAGGCCGACACCGGGCTCCTGGTGGTCCCCGCCGAGCTGCGCGCACTGGCGGCGGCCGGGCGGGTGGCAGCCGTCGCCGGGATGCGTCTGGCCGACCTGCGAGCTGTGATCCGACTGCCGGGGCCAGTGGGCTTGCGCGGTGCGGAGATCGCCCGCGGTCTGGGTCTGCCGCTCGCGGGCGAGATCGCGCACGAAGTCGGGCTGACCCTCGACGCGGAGCGTGGCAAGCCTCCCGGACTGCGCGGTGGTGGACCACTCGCCAGGTTCTGCGCCGCATACCTCGACGAAGTCATGCCCAGTACCGAAGGAGAACCGTCATCATGA
- a CDS encoding HAD family hydrolase gives MAADGTPTVADHPAPERTAAAFTRTAAFFDLDKTIIAKSSALAFSRPFYQGGLINRRAVLKSAYAQFVFLVGGADHDQMEKMRQYLSALTRGWNVQQVREIVAETLHGLIDPIIYEEAAALIEQHHAAGRDVVIVSSSGAEVVEPIGALLGADHVIATRLAIEDGCYTGEIEYYAYAENKAAAIRELAERKGYNLADSYAYSDSITDLPLLSAVGRPSAVNPDRSLRKEAVARDWPVLVFDRPIELHRRLPEFKTPSRSVLATAAVGAACLSAALVWQLAKRRRPTG, from the coding sequence ATGGCGGCGGACGGCACGCCGACCGTCGCCGATCACCCCGCCCCGGAGAGAACAGCCGCCGCCTTCACCCGCACGGCGGCGTTCTTCGACCTCGACAAGACGATCATCGCGAAGTCCAGCGCACTCGCGTTCAGTCGACCCTTCTACCAGGGCGGTCTGATCAACCGTCGGGCCGTGCTGAAGAGCGCCTACGCCCAGTTCGTCTTCCTGGTCGGAGGCGCGGACCACGACCAGATGGAGAAGATGCGGCAGTACCTCTCCGCCCTGACGCGGGGCTGGAACGTGCAGCAGGTCCGCGAGATCGTCGCCGAGACCCTGCACGGCCTGATCGACCCGATCATCTACGAGGAGGCCGCCGCGCTGATCGAGCAACACCACGCCGCCGGACGGGATGTGGTGATCGTCAGCAGCTCCGGCGCCGAGGTCGTCGAGCCGATCGGCGCCCTGCTCGGCGCCGACCATGTGATCGCCACCCGGCTGGCGATCGAGGACGGCTGCTACACCGGCGAGATCGAGTACTACGCGTATGCCGAGAACAAGGCCGCAGCGATCCGCGAGTTGGCCGAGCGCAAGGGCTACAACCTGGCCGACAGCTATGCGTACAGCGACTCGATCACCGATCTGCCGCTGCTCTCGGCGGTCGGGCGCCCGTCCGCCGTCAATCCGGACCGCAGCCTGCGCAAGGAGGCCGTCGCCCGGGACTGGCCGGTCCTGGTCTTCGACCGCCCGATCGAACTCCACCGCCGACTGCCCGAGTTCAAGACGCCGAGCCGCAGCGTACTGGCGACGGCGGCGGTCGGCGCCGCGTGCCTGAGCGCCGCACTGGTCTGGCAGTTGGCCAAACGGCGGCGCCCAACCGGTTGA
- a CDS encoding chitinase: MDKKFRLAALAASVLPITLALATTPAQAAVTPAAAAFPARYAAPYLQISGSDAGDLAADHKASGDPFYTLAFLTPKSGCTPMWEDNNDSLGAFTSQVNALKSAGGNVIISFGGEAGGELAQTCTSVSALTAAYANVVKTYGVTRLDFDIEGNVLDDTASNSRRDQALAALQKANPSVRIDFTVPVDPTGLESNALNLLKDAKSKGVQVSLVNIMTMDFGDGQNALKDAESAANATHGQLAGLYGGTSAQAWGRLGLTPIAGRNDDNENFTQANAATLESFAAAKGVQELSFWEVDGYDKGTGYAYSKIFNKIAG; encoded by the coding sequence ATGGACAAGAAGTTCCGGCTCGCCGCGCTCGCTGCCTCGGTCCTGCCGATCACTCTCGCCCTCGCCACCACTCCCGCCCAGGCGGCGGTCACGCCGGCCGCCGCTGCCTTCCCCGCCCGCTATGCCGCGCCGTACCTGCAGATCAGTGGTTCGGATGCGGGTGACCTGGCCGCCGATCACAAGGCCAGCGGTGACCCGTTCTACACCCTGGCCTTTCTTACCCCGAAGTCCGGTTGTACCCCCATGTGGGAGGACAACAACGACTCGCTCGGAGCCTTCACCTCACAGGTCAACGCGCTCAAGTCGGCCGGCGGCAACGTGATCATCTCCTTCGGCGGCGAGGCCGGCGGAGAGCTCGCTCAGACCTGCACCTCGGTCTCCGCGCTGACCGCCGCCTACGCCAATGTCGTCAAGACCTACGGTGTCACCAGGCTCGACTTCGACATAGAAGGGAACGTCCTGGACGACACGGCGTCAAACTCCCGCCGCGACCAGGCCCTGGCGGCACTCCAGAAGGCCAACCCCTCGGTGCGGATCGACTTCACCGTCCCGGTGGACCCCACCGGGCTGGAGTCGAACGCTCTGAACCTGCTCAAGGACGCCAAGAGCAAGGGCGTCCAGGTCAGCCTGGTCAACATCATGACCATGGACTTCGGCGACGGGCAGAACGCCCTGAAGGACGCCGAATCGGCGGCCAACGCGACTCACGGGCAGCTGGCCGGGCTCTACGGGGGCACATCGGCCCAGGCCTGGGGAAGGCTGGGGCTGACCCCGATCGCCGGCCGGAACGATGACAACGAGAACTTCACCCAGGCCAACGCCGCGACCCTGGAGAGCTTCGCCGCTGCCAAGGGCGTCCAGGAGCTGTCCTTCTGGGAGGTCGACGGCTACGACAAGGGCACGGGCTACGCCTACTCCAAGATCTTCAACAAGATCGCCGGCTGA
- a CDS encoding bifunctional SulP family inorganic anion transporter/carbonic anhydrase, whose translation MALGSAPPPPRTDAESHAPPPASAGSTARFRMPGAQDLTASLVVFVFALPFSLGIALASGAPLTAGLVAAAVGGITAGLLGGTPLQVTGPSAALTVITAELITRYGWQATCGITLAAGLLQFLFGALRMARSALAVSPAVVHGMLAGVGITIAIAQFHVVLGGSPQGSALANLSALPAQLSGPHPPALAVGLLAIAVLGGWPRLHRLPGSAGRIGALLGRVPAALVAVAAGTALAMAFDFRLARVELAGWGEHDLATLPHGSLLALLGVTLTVTAVGSVESLLCAVAVDRQSGRPGDLNRELRGQGLANLLSGALGGLPVAGGAIRSSANIQAGARSRRAAVLQGCWVLLAAVALTGGLRRIPLAALAALVMVVGIQMVSAAHIRRVHRHREFAVYLATVLGVVLLGVPLGVAAGAAMTALLALYRLSRAHIDLIDYQDGSYELRTHGPLTFLAVPRLTGALASIPLGTAVTIRHDGAFLDHSAYGALRSWRSERVAQGDQVVMLTDRHDEPVLDPDGTVGSAEGSRPHRCRAWTPWVGHHCIDQEDDPHGRLLNGVRGFQAYTAPLVRPELARLAREGQTPSQLFLTCADSRLVTSMITSSGPGDLFTVRNVGNLVPAPHEPGAADDSVAAAVQYAVDVLGVGSITVCGHSECGAMKALLDGVHEQPGRPTPLARWLRNGRGSLARLARVPAEFTDRPVADRVEQLCITNVVQQLDQLMTNPTVERRVLDGSLRLIGMYFDFATAQTYVLDQATGRFTAVIGTREIASAA comes from the coding sequence ATGGCCCTCGGCTCTGCCCCACCCCCACCGCGCACCGATGCCGAGAGCCATGCACCGCCCCCGGCCTCGGCGGGCAGTACCGCCCGGTTCCGGATGCCGGGCGCACAGGATCTGACGGCCTCCCTGGTGGTGTTCGTCTTCGCTCTTCCGTTCTCACTCGGCATCGCGCTGGCCAGCGGGGCACCGCTGACAGCGGGTCTGGTCGCGGCCGCCGTGGGCGGGATCACGGCCGGGCTGCTCGGTGGGACGCCGCTTCAGGTGACCGGACCCTCAGCTGCCCTGACCGTGATCACCGCCGAGCTGATCACTCGTTACGGCTGGCAAGCCACCTGCGGGATCACGCTCGCGGCCGGCCTGCTGCAGTTCCTGTTCGGGGCCCTACGGATGGCCAGGTCCGCTCTCGCGGTGTCCCCCGCCGTGGTGCACGGGATGCTCGCCGGGGTCGGCATCACGATCGCCATCGCCCAGTTCCACGTGGTCCTCGGCGGCTCACCGCAGGGCTCCGCACTGGCCAATCTCAGCGCCCTGCCGGCCCAGCTGTCCGGGCCGCATCCACCTGCACTCGCCGTGGGCCTGTTGGCAATCGCGGTCCTCGGCGGGTGGCCGAGGCTGCACCGGCTGCCCGGATCCGCCGGACGGATCGGCGCCCTGCTCGGCCGGGTTCCCGCCGCCCTGGTCGCGGTGGCCGCCGGCACGGCGCTGGCCATGGCCTTCGACTTTCGACTCGCCCGGGTGGAGCTCGCCGGCTGGGGGGAGCACGATCTCGCCACCCTCCCGCACGGTTCGCTGCTCGCGCTGCTCGGCGTGACGCTGACCGTCACGGCGGTGGGGAGCGTCGAGTCGCTGCTCTGCGCCGTCGCCGTCGACCGACAGAGCGGCCGACCCGGCGACCTCAACCGCGAGTTGCGTGGCCAGGGACTGGCGAATCTCCTCAGCGGAGCGCTCGGCGGTCTGCCGGTGGCCGGTGGCGCGATTCGCAGCTCGGCCAATATCCAAGCGGGTGCGCGCAGTCGCCGGGCCGCTGTCTTGCAGGGCTGCTGGGTGCTCCTGGCAGCCGTGGCGCTGACCGGCGGGCTGCGCAGAATCCCGCTCGCCGCCCTGGCCGCGCTGGTCATGGTGGTAGGCATTCAGATGGTGAGCGCCGCGCACATCCGCAGGGTCCATCGGCACCGGGAGTTCGCGGTCTACCTCGCCACCGTCCTCGGCGTGGTGCTGCTCGGCGTCCCCCTCGGGGTCGCGGCCGGTGCGGCGATGACCGCACTGCTCGCCCTGTACCGGCTCAGCCGGGCCCACATCGACCTGATCGACTATCAGGACGGCTCGTACGAACTGCGCACACACGGGCCGCTGACCTTCCTGGCGGTGCCCAGGCTGACCGGGGCGCTCGCCTCGATCCCGCTCGGCACCGCCGTCACGATCCGCCACGACGGGGCCTTCCTCGATCATTCCGCCTACGGGGCCCTGCGGAGCTGGCGCAGCGAGCGCGTCGCGCAGGGCGACCAGGTCGTCATGCTGACCGACCGTCATGACGAACCGGTGCTGGACCCGGACGGCACGGTGGGCTCCGCCGAGGGCTCCCGACCACACCGCTGCCGAGCCTGGACGCCGTGGGTGGGTCATCACTGCATCGACCAGGAGGACGACCCGCACGGTCGGCTGCTCAACGGTGTGCGCGGATTCCAGGCGTACACCGCCCCCCTGGTCAGACCGGAACTGGCCCGGCTCGCCCGGGAAGGCCAGACGCCCTCTCAGCTCTTCCTGACCTGTGCCGACTCCCGGCTGGTCACCAGCATGATCACCAGCAGCGGCCCGGGCGACCTCTTCACCGTCCGCAATGTCGGCAACCTGGTCCCGGCCCCACACGAGCCGGGCGCGGCCGACGATTCGGTGGCCGCCGCCGTGCAGTACGCGGTCGACGTGCTGGGGGTGGGCAGCATCACGGTCTGCGGGCACTCCGAGTGCGGCGCGATGAAGGCCCTGCTGGACGGCGTCCACGAGCAGCCCGGGCGGCCGACACCGCTGGCCCGCTGGCTGCGCAACGGTCGAGGCTCGCTGGCCCGGCTGGCCCGGGTTCCGGCGGAGTTCACGGATCGTCCGGTCGCCGACCGGGTCGAGCAGTTGTGCATTACCAACGTGGTTCAGCAACTGGACCAGCTGATGACCAACCCGACGGTCGAACGTCGGGTACTCGACGGCAGCCTGCGCCTGATCGGCATGTACTTCGACTTCGCCACCGCACAGACCTACGTTCTCGACCAAGCCACCGGGAGGTTCACCGCCGTCATCGGCACCCGCGAGATCGCGAGTGCCGCCTGA